Proteins from a single region of Rubeoparvulum massiliense:
- the ileS gene encoding isoleucine--tRNA ligase yields the protein MKANESLETVVQRENRIRTYWTKDHTFKKSVQLRSGKIPFVFYEGPPTANGLPHVGHAFGRTIKDVVARYKTMEGFHVERKAGWDTHGLPVELGVEKELGISGKQAIEHYGVEPFINKCKESVFTYEKKWRSFTEELGYWVDMDNPYLTLSNDYVESVWHILSKVHQDGLLYKGHRVSPYCPRCQTTLSSHEVAQGYKDVKDLSATVKFKRLDADKEYFLGWTTTPWTLPANVALAVNPNLTYVRVQKDNEVYIVAKSLVEKVLGDHIMVLSEHHGHEFAGIHYAPPFNYVPVEKGHHIVLADYVTDDSGTGIVHMAPAYGEDDYYTVRQNGLSFINVVDQQGRYTADVTELAGRFVKECDVDIIKLLSEQGKLFHKEKYEHSYPHCWRCDSPLLYYAADSWFIKMSSLKDTMLENNATVNWYPEHIKDGRFGHFLENLLDWNISRSRYWGTPLNVWVCSHCHHEEAPSSIKELQRLATTSIPSDIELHKPYIDKVLCTCPKCKGVMHRTPEVIDVWFDSGSMPFAQHHYPFENEEKFELQFPADVVIEGIDQTRGFFYSLLAVSILFTGKAPYKNVLSLGHVLDEHGQKMSKSKGNALDPMELIKEFGADALRWAFLVDSSPWNPKRFSKKIVQDAKSKLIDTLDNTYKFYVMYATIDGFVYDSQQKGKKKILDKWMLSRLHSTIKLVNSYMDSYQFTHATREIASLVDELSNWYVRRSRNRFWASGLSEDKRAAYSTLFETLTTICRLLAPFVPYIAEDIHLKLHQDSVHLQDYPKANDAMIDLDLETDMKKILKIVELGRSIRNTKNLKVKQPLQQIIVWRSEGEHPLNAYTGIIQDELNVKDVVFTEELSPYLSIIFKLNFKTAGAAFGKMVNSVKEYIDYIPEIEKKLFLDNGQLEIDIKGDTVTLQKEHIIVEYPVKSGFEMAGDQQLKVILDLNLTPQLVEEGQVRELIRAIQDTRKKLDLPVEKYISLHISATEDCKEKIKRFEELIKKNVLVHHINFEILNDSQQHIEVKFNDEIVKVSLKY from the coding sequence ATGAAGGCGAATGAGAGTCTGGAAACTGTTGTACAGCGTGAGAATCGTATCCGTACCTATTGGACAAAAGATCACACATTCAAAAAATCTGTTCAATTACGATCAGGCAAGATACCTTTTGTCTTTTATGAAGGACCACCCACTGCAAATGGTCTTCCCCATGTAGGCCATGCCTTTGGACGAACGATTAAGGATGTTGTAGCACGCTACAAGACCATGGAGGGCTTTCACGTAGAGAGAAAGGCCGGCTGGGATACTCATGGGCTCCCTGTCGAGTTGGGTGTTGAAAAAGAACTTGGTATTTCAGGGAAGCAAGCAATTGAACACTATGGTGTAGAGCCTTTTATTAACAAATGTAAGGAGAGTGTGTTTACCTACGAGAAGAAATGGCGATCATTTACCGAAGAATTAGGTTATTGGGTAGATATGGATAATCCTTATTTGACGCTCAGTAATGATTATGTCGAGAGTGTTTGGCATATTTTAAGTAAGGTTCATCAAGATGGCTTATTGTATAAGGGTCACCGCGTATCTCCCTATTGCCCTCGTTGCCAAACCACTTTGAGTTCCCATGAAGTAGCACAAGGCTACAAAGATGTAAAAGATTTATCGGCTACCGTCAAATTTAAACGTCTTGATGCAGACAAAGAATATTTCTTAGGCTGGACAACAACACCTTGGACTTTGCCTGCCAACGTTGCACTCGCTGTGAATCCAAATTTGACGTATGTTCGTGTACAAAAAGATAATGAGGTTTATATTGTTGCGAAATCGTTAGTTGAAAAAGTTCTTGGTGATCATATCATGGTTTTAAGCGAACATCATGGCCATGAATTTGCAGGAATACATTATGCCCCACCGTTCAATTATGTTCCTGTGGAGAAAGGACATCATATCGTATTAGCAGACTATGTCACTGACGATAGCGGAACAGGTATTGTCCATATGGCCCCAGCTTACGGTGAAGATGACTATTATACAGTTCGACAGAATGGTTTATCCTTTATCAATGTTGTCGATCAACAAGGTCGATACACTGCCGACGTTACAGAACTAGCCGGGAGATTTGTGAAAGAGTGTGACGTGGACATTATTAAATTGCTTTCTGAACAAGGCAAACTTTTTCACAAGGAAAAATATGAGCATAGCTACCCACATTGCTGGAGATGTGACTCTCCCTTACTGTACTACGCAGCGGATAGCTGGTTTATCAAGATGTCGTCTTTAAAGGATACGATGCTTGAGAACAATGCCACTGTGAATTGGTATCCAGAGCATATTAAAGATGGACGGTTTGGTCATTTTCTCGAAAATCTGCTTGATTGGAATATCAGTAGAAGCCGATACTGGGGAACACCTCTCAATGTATGGGTATGTTCTCATTGTCATCATGAAGAAGCACCTAGCAGTATCAAGGAATTACAAAGATTAGCAACCACTTCAATACCAAGCGATATCGAGTTGCATAAACCATATATCGATAAGGTACTGTGTACCTGTCCGAAATGTAAAGGGGTCATGCATCGAACGCCAGAAGTGATTGATGTTTGGTTTGATAGCGGATCCATGCCATTCGCACAGCATCATTATCCCTTCGAAAATGAAGAAAAATTTGAATTGCAATTTCCAGCAGATGTCGTCATCGAAGGAATTGACCAGACGAGAGGATTTTTCTACAGTCTACTCGCTGTTTCTATCCTATTCACAGGAAAAGCTCCCTATAAAAACGTCCTGTCATTGGGACATGTCCTTGATGAACATGGTCAAAAAATGTCAAAGAGTAAAGGAAATGCTCTCGATCCTATGGAACTAATCAAGGAATTCGGAGCAGATGCACTCCGTTGGGCCTTTTTAGTCGATAGTTCACCGTGGAATCCGAAACGTTTTTCAAAAAAGATTGTGCAAGATGCAAAATCAAAATTGATTGACACGTTAGATAATACCTATAAATTTTATGTTATGTACGCAACAATAGATGGCTTTGTTTATGACAGTCAGCAAAAAGGTAAGAAAAAAATCTTAGATAAGTGGATGCTTTCACGGCTACATAGCACAATCAAACTTGTGAATAGCTATATGGATAGCTATCAATTTACTCACGCAACACGGGAAATTGCATCATTAGTTGATGAACTGAGTAATTGGTACGTACGACGATCAAGAAATCGTTTTTGGGCTTCTGGACTTTCAGAAGATAAACGAGCAGCGTATTCAACGCTATTTGAAACACTGACCACAATCTGTCGCTTGTTAGCACCCTTTGTACCCTATATTGCCGAGGATATCCATTTGAAGTTACATCAAGATAGTGTTCATCTACAAGACTATCCAAAAGCCAATGACGCCATGATTGATCTGGATTTAGAGACAGACATGAAAAAGATCCTTAAAATTGTGGAACTTGGTCGTAGTATTCGTAATACAAAAAATTTGAAGGTGAAGCAGCCTCTGCAGCAAATAATTGTATGGCGTAGTGAAGGAGAACACCCTTTAAACGCTTATACTGGTATCATTCAAGACGAGCTAAATGTTAAAGATGTTGTTTTTACAGAAGAATTATCACCCTACCTGTCAATCATTTTTAAATTGAACTTTAAAACTGCAGGTGCTGCATTCGGCAAAATGGTCAATTCAGTTAAAGAATATATCGATTACATCCCCGAAATCGAAAAGAAGTTATTCTTGGATAATGGTCAACTGGAAATCGATATCAAGGGAGACACGGTAACATTACAGAAGGAACATATCATTGTGGAATATCCGGTCAAATCTGGGTTTGAGATGGCTGGTGACCAGCAACTAAAGGTGATATTAGATTTAAACCTTACACCTCAATTAGTGGAGGAAGGCCAGGTTAGAGAATTAATTAGAGCAATCCAAGATACTCGCAAAAAATTAGATTTACCTGTGGAAAAATATATCTCACTTCATATTTCAGCAACTGAGGATTGCAAGGAAAAAATTAAACGCTTTGAGGAACTAATTAAAAAGAACGTACTTGTTCATCACATTAACTTTGAAATATTAAACGATTCCCAACAGCACATTGAAGTAAAATTTAACGATGAGATCGTAAAGGTCTCTTTGAAATATTAG
- a CDS encoding ABC transporter ATP-binding protein, translating into MKKMIIGEKIVKSFGVGYEKQTVLDDVSVEINEGEFVSIMGPSGSGKSTLLYALSGMDEIDGGQVSFESRDLAALSEQELADLRRTKMGFVFQQPTLLKNLNLLDNIILPSMRDHRKHVAKITEKARVLMKKVGISELEKRDITQVSGGQLQRAGICRALISNPKIIFGDEPTGALNSKSAEEIMDIFSEINAEGTAVMLVTHDPKIAARTERILFMRDGKIVSEMRFRRFTGTDFEDRMRKVTAKMREIGI; encoded by the coding sequence ATGAAGAAGATGATTATCGGTGAGAAGATCGTAAAATCCTTCGGAGTAGGCTATGAAAAACAGACTGTTCTCGATGATGTATCCGTTGAAATCAACGAGGGAGAGTTCGTTTCCATTATGGGACCTTCAGGCTCAGGAAAATCAACATTGCTGTATGCACTGAGTGGGATGGATGAGATTGATGGTGGGCAGGTTTCATTTGAAAGCAGGGATTTAGCAGCACTGAGTGAACAGGAGCTTGCCGATCTACGCAGAACAAAGATGGGCTTTGTTTTTCAGCAGCCCACTTTGCTTAAAAACCTAAACCTTCTTGATAACATCATCCTGCCTTCAATGCGGGATCATAGAAAACATGTTGCGAAGATTACTGAAAAAGCAAGAGTACTAATGAAAAAGGTTGGGATTAGCGAACTGGAAAAGCGTGATATTACTCAGGTTTCAGGAGGGCAGCTACAGCGTGCAGGAATATGCCGTGCACTGATTAGCAACCCGAAAATTATCTTTGGTGACGAACCAACTGGCGCGCTCAATTCCAAATCTGCAGAGGAAATTATGGATATCTTCTCTGAAATTAACGCAGAAGGTACAGCGGTTATGCTAGTAACTCACGATCCAAAGATTGCTGCTCGAACGGAGCGTATTCTGTTTATGCGTGACGGAAAGATCGTGAGTGAAATGCGGTTTAGGCGATTCACTGGCACAGATTTTGAGGATAGGATGAGAAAAGTGACGGCAAAAATGCGGGAAATAGGGATTTAA
- a CDS encoding TetR/AcrR family transcriptional regulator — MRKEAEERKSEILDAADELFAQRGFDGTSTNDILEKVGIARGTLYYHFKSKEDIMDALIERYSLHLISSAQKMGADRSVPLYERILHVVMALNIRGDSSKEIMEHIHKPQNALMHQKIQRVIINGVPPILTELICEGIEQGLFNTPFPYECMEMVIAYANTVFDDDMVELTNEERASRIQAFIFNVERLLGAESGSLMSVVMQMFDSGNGDRSDASSTE; from the coding sequence GTGAGAAAAGAAGCGGAGGAGCGCAAGAGCGAAATACTTGATGCCGCAGATGAGCTTTTCGCCCAGAGAGGCTTTGATGGTACAAGTACAAACGATATTCTCGAAAAGGTGGGCATTGCGCGGGGAACATTATATTATCACTTCAAGTCCAAGGAGGATATTATGGATGCGCTGATTGAGCGGTATAGTCTCCATCTTATTAGCTCAGCGCAGAAAATGGGTGCAGACAGGAGTGTCCCTTTATACGAGCGCATTCTTCACGTTGTAATGGCGCTGAACATTCGTGGCGACAGCAGCAAGGAAATTATGGAGCATATTCACAAGCCGCAGAACGCGCTTATGCATCAGAAAATCCAAAGGGTCATCATCAACGGCGTCCCCCCGATACTAACGGAATTAATCTGCGAGGGCATAGAGCAAGGACTGTTCAACACACCATTTCCCTATGAATGTATGGAGATGGTGATCGCCTATGCGAATACCGTTTTTGATGATGATATGGTTGAATTGACAAACGAGGAGCGAGCTTCACGGATACAGGCGTTTATTTTCAACGTGGAAAGACTGCTGGGTGCTGAAAGCGGAAGTCTAATGTCCGTCGTTATGCAGATGTTTGACAGTGGAAACGGAGATCGAAGCGATGCAAGCAGCACTGAATAA
- a CDS encoding ABC transporter permease translates to MYYRIIRNDILKSKLITLTTMIFIAAAAMLISLSAILAVNLSGAIDTLMKQAKTPHFMQMHSGEINMARLTSFAEQHRNVDDVQVVEFLNVDGTQILIDGQSLAGNVQDNGFSTQNKKFDYLLDLDGNIIHVSDGEIYVPVSYMKDDTATIGGKVVINGKTFTVAGFLRDSQMNSLLASSKRFLVSKNDYAAIKDFGSTEYLIEFRLKDLSKMGAFEAAYASAGLEANGPTVTYPLFKMMNALSDGLMIAVILLVSVLVVAIAWMCIRFTLLAKIEEDYREIGVMRAIGLRVSDIKRIYLTKYAAIAGVGSILGFALSLLFKDMLLENIRLYMGESENSSFALLFGIIGILLVFLTMIAYVSGVLRRFRKISATEAIRFGTSQEKSTGAKRLHLSGNRLLNTNVFLGFKDVLVRKRLYATMLAVLVISAFIMVVPQNLYNTISAKSFIQYMGIGNYHMRIDLQQTENISAKSAAIVKTLKNDSAITKYAVLTTKTFKTKLEDGSEENIKIELGDHSIFPIEYSKGRAPTAEDEIAISAINADEMNKKVGDVITLVIGGKEKDFTVSGIYSDITNGGKTAKAVFIDNAAGIMWSIICAELSDPALVGSKVSEYAGQFNFAKVSNIDEYVTQTFGSTISAVGKSALVAMVVALMITVLVTLLFMKMLVTKDRYSIAVLKALGFTNSDIISQYVARSVVVLIVGIVLGTFLANTVGEVLASAVISSFGASSFKFVVNPLTAYLLSPLMMICAVLMATRIGTSSAGQIQLSTNIKE, encoded by the coding sequence ATGTACTACAGAATAATCCGTAATGATATTTTGAAAAGCAAACTAATTACACTCACAACGATGATATTTATCGCTGCCGCGGCTATGCTAATTTCGCTCTCAGCCATACTCGCTGTCAATCTTTCAGGTGCCATCGATACACTCATGAAACAAGCAAAAACTCCGCACTTTATGCAGATGCATTCTGGTGAAATTAATATGGCGCGGCTTACATCCTTTGCAGAGCAACATCGCAATGTGGATGATGTTCAGGTCGTTGAATTTCTGAATGTTGACGGTACGCAGATTCTTATTGACGGACAATCACTTGCAGGCAATGTTCAGGACAATGGGTTCAGCACACAGAACAAAAAATTTGATTATCTCCTTGATCTAGACGGAAACATTATCCATGTATCCGATGGGGAGATTTATGTTCCAGTCAGTTATATGAAGGATGACACTGCAACAATTGGTGGCAAGGTTGTGATCAACGGAAAGACATTTACTGTTGCAGGATTTCTCCGAGATTCACAGATGAATTCGCTACTTGCCTCGTCGAAAAGGTTCCTTGTGAGTAAAAATGATTATGCGGCTATCAAGGATTTTGGAAGCACGGAGTATCTCATTGAGTTCCGATTAAAGGACTTGTCAAAAATGGGCGCGTTCGAAGCTGCGTATGCCTCCGCAGGGCTGGAAGCGAATGGACCGACAGTGACATATCCGCTTTTCAAAATGATGAATGCACTTTCAGATGGGTTGATGATTGCGGTGATCCTTCTTGTAAGCGTACTTGTTGTTGCTATCGCATGGATGTGTATACGGTTTACGCTCCTTGCGAAAATCGAAGAAGATTATCGTGAAATTGGCGTCATGAGGGCAATCGGGCTACGGGTTTCCGACATCAAGAGGATTTATCTTACTAAATACGCAGCAATTGCGGGGGTAGGCAGTATTCTGGGCTTCGCACTCTCTCTGCTATTCAAAGATATGCTTCTTGAAAATATACGGCTGTATATGGGAGAAAGTGAAAACTCCTCTTTTGCATTGCTGTTCGGAATCATCGGGATATTGCTCGTTTTCCTTACCATGATTGCTTATGTAAGTGGCGTGCTGAGACGCTTTCGGAAAATATCCGCAACAGAAGCGATACGTTTTGGCACTTCACAGGAAAAATCAACAGGTGCAAAGCGTCTTCATCTGAGCGGAAACAGGCTGCTTAACACGAATGTTTTTCTCGGTTTCAAAGATGTTCTTGTAAGAAAGCGTCTTTATGCCACCATGCTTGCGGTCCTGGTGATTTCGGCATTTATCATGGTGGTCCCGCAAAACCTCTACAACACCATTTCCGCAAAAAGCTTCATTCAATATATGGGGATTGGAAATTACCATATGCGCATTGATCTTCAGCAGACTGAGAATATTTCTGCAAAATCGGCTGCAATCGTAAAGACACTGAAGAATGACAGTGCGATTACGAAGTATGCTGTCCTCACAACAAAAACCTTCAAAACAAAACTGGAAGATGGATCGGAAGAAAATATCAAAATTGAACTGGGCGACCACTCCATATTCCCCATCGAATATTCCAAGGGTAGAGCACCTACCGCTGAAGATGAGATTGCCATTTCGGCAATCAATGCCGATGAGATGAACAAAAAGGTCGGTGATGTCATTACGTTGGTGATTGGGGGGAAGGAGAAAGATTTCACAGTAAGTGGCATCTATTCTGACATTACCAACGGCGGTAAAACCGCTAAGGCTGTTTTTATCGACAATGCAGCGGGCATCATGTGGAGCATTATATGTGCTGAATTGTCGGATCCAGCCCTTGTGGGCAGTAAGGTTTCGGAATATGCAGGTCAATTCAATTTTGCCAAGGTTTCCAATATTGATGAATATGTTACACAGACATTTGGCTCCACCATCAGCGCCGTGGGGAAGTCCGCATTGGTGGCGATGGTCGTGGCGCTAATGATTACGGTACTGGTTACTCTGTTGTTTATGAAAATGCTCGTTACAAAAGACCGATATTCCATTGCTGTATTGAAAGCATTGGGTTTCACCAATTCAGATATTATATCGCAGTATGTTGCACGGTCGGTTGTTGTCCTGATCGTAGGAATTGTTCTTGGGACGTTTCTCGCAAACACTGTGGGAGAGGTACTTGCCAGTGCGGTTATTTCATCGTTCGGAGCATCGTCGTTTAAGTTTGTTGTTAATCCACTCACTGCGTATCTCTTATCTCCATTGATGATGATCTGCGCAGTACTCATGGCCACAAGGATTGGCACATCCAGTGCGGGGCAAATACAACTATCTACAAATATAAAGGAGTAG
- a CDS encoding winged helix-turn-helix transcriptional regulator, with amino-acid sequence MGMAEYQGKVKNIQDTPFGYTISVIGGKWKMVILYLLAENEQVRFNELKRQIGAITYKTLSSQLKELEADGLVRREEYPQIPPKVEYSLTNKAETLLPILEALCEWGVKNRND; translated from the coding sequence ATGGGTATGGCTGAATATCAAGGAAAAGTTAAAAATATACAAGACACACCATTTGGTTACACAATTTCGGTGATCGGTGGCAAATGGAAGATGGTTATTCTCTATCTTTTAGCAGAAAATGAACAGGTACGCTTTAATGAACTGAAAAGACAAATCGGAGCGATTACTTATAAAACATTGAGTTCACAACTAAAGGAATTGGAGGCGGATGGTCTGGTGAGACGAGAAGAGTATCCTCAAATTCCCCCTAAAGTGGAGTACAGTCTCACCAATAAAGCGGAAACACTATTACCCATTCTGGAAGCATTATGTGAATGGGGAGTAAAAAACCGAAATGATTAG
- the bla gene encoding class A beta-lactamase, with protein sequence MKNVRMLKVWMCVGLLSLSLISLSFFGDGSKQTKAKEKVEQTKSTNHETSRKFMQLEKEFDVRLGVYAIDTSTNRTVAYRPDERFAYTSTFKVLAAGAVLQQNSIDKLDEVITYTKDDLVTYSPITEQHVDTGMTLREICDAAIRYSDNTAGNLLLQKLGGPNGFEKALRQIDDNVTEADRFEIDLNSAIPGDIRDTSTARALATNLKAFTVDDVLPNDKRTILTDWMRENTTGDELIRAAVPKGWEVGDKTGAGDYGTRNDIAIVWPPNRDPIIIAILSTRDTKNATYNNELIAKAAKVALNAFK encoded by the coding sequence TTGAAAAACGTAAGGATGTTAAAAGTATGGATGTGTGTTGGGCTGTTAAGTTTAAGTCTTATAAGTTTAAGCTTCTTTGGAGACGGATCTAAGCAGACCAAAGCAAAAGAAAAAGTAGAGCAAACAAAAAGTACAAATCATGAGACCAGCCGAAAGTTCATGCAGCTTGAGAAAGAGTTTGATGTTCGGCTCGGCGTCTATGCTATCGACACTAGCACAAATCGCACGGTGGCTTATCGACCTGATGAACGGTTCGCTTACACATCCACTTTTAAGGTTCTGGCCGCAGGGGCAGTGCTGCAACAAAACTCGATTGACAAACTTGACGAGGTAATCACCTACACTAAAGATGACCTAGTTACGTATTCTCCAATCACAGAGCAACACGTGGATACCGGAATGACCCTTAGAGAAATCTGCGATGCTGCTATCCGTTACAGCGATAATACCGCAGGGAACCTTTTATTGCAGAAACTGGGCGGTCCTAATGGATTCGAAAAAGCACTGCGGCAGATCGATGATAATGTCACCGAGGCAGATCGCTTCGAGATTGATTTGAACAGTGCCATCCCAGGAGACATCCGTGATACAAGTACAGCAAGAGCGCTTGCCACCAACCTGAAGGCTTTCACGGTCGATGACGTTCTCCCGAATGATAAGCGTACAATCCTTACAGATTGGATGCGGGAGAACACCACTGGAGACGAACTGATCCGTGCGGCCGTACCTAAAGGTTGGGAGGTAGGCGATAAAACAGGAGCAGGAGACTACGGAACACGAAACGATATTGCCATCGTTTGGCCACCGAATAGAGATCCCATCATCATCGCGATTCTATCCACTCGTGATACTAAGAATGCCACTTATAATAATGAACTTATAGCAAAGGCTGCCAAGGTCGCACTCAATGCTTTCAAGTGA
- a CDS encoding MFS transporter, with translation MNNAGKSFSKFLLLWSGQLISAIGSGLTAFGLGVYAYEQTGKASTVALVILLAFLPSLLLNAVAGVLADRYDRRLLMVLGDSLSALGLVFILICMLNGEAQLWQIYVGVTISSVFSSLLDPAYKATVTDLLTEEQYTKASGLVQVAGSAKYLVSPVIAGYLLTISDIKLLLIIDICTFFVTVISTLAVRRGLPSKKYEQVKSFIGEFKDGWGAVSENRGVLVVVIITSVITFFLGFIQTLSTPMILAFSDSSVLGMVETLAASGMLVTSVILGILPIKRGYVKILAVSLFCAGIFMAFFGLRENILLISISGFLFFAMLPFANTSLDFLIRTNIGNSVQGRAWGLISVISQLGFVVAYPLAGVLTDYVFTPLLLDDGALAHSVGRIIGTGSGRGTGLLIMLAGISLCVTSIMLYNLKSVKTLEKRGDVCTTE, from the coding sequence CTGAATAATGCAGGAAAGTCATTCAGTAAATTTCTTCTTTTATGGTCGGGACAGCTTATTTCAGCCATCGGAAGCGGACTTACAGCCTTTGGGCTCGGGGTTTATGCTTATGAGCAGACGGGGAAGGCATCGACAGTAGCGCTGGTAATCTTACTGGCATTTTTGCCATCGCTTCTTTTAAACGCCGTGGCAGGAGTGCTTGCAGACCGTTATGACCGTAGACTTCTCATGGTGCTAGGTGACAGTCTTTCCGCATTGGGACTTGTATTTATCTTAATTTGTATGCTAAATGGCGAAGCACAGCTATGGCAGATTTACGTGGGGGTTACCATAAGCTCGGTGTTTTCATCCCTACTCGATCCGGCATACAAGGCGACAGTTACCGATCTACTTACCGAGGAGCAGTATACCAAGGCAAGTGGTCTTGTTCAGGTAGCAGGCTCGGCGAAATATTTAGTTTCGCCCGTCATTGCAGGATATCTGCTCACGATCTCAGATATTAAGCTATTGCTTATCATTGATATTTGCACATTTTTTGTAACCGTTATATCCACTCTTGCTGTACGTAGAGGCCTTCCTTCAAAGAAATACGAACAAGTAAAATCGTTTATTGGAGAATTTAAAGACGGCTGGGGTGCCGTTTCTGAAAACAGGGGCGTACTTGTGGTCGTGATCATCACATCGGTAATAACATTTTTCCTTGGCTTTATACAAACCCTTTCCACGCCTATGATACTTGCTTTTTCCGATAGCTCCGTATTAGGGATGGTTGAAACACTCGCCGCGTCTGGAATGCTTGTGACCAGTGTGATCCTAGGAATTCTTCCCATCAAAAGAGGCTATGTGAAAATACTGGCAGTTTCACTATTTTGTGCTGGAATATTTATGGCGTTTTTCGGACTGCGTGAAAATATTCTATTGATCAGCATCTCAGGGTTTCTGTTTTTTGCAATGCTTCCGTTCGCCAACACAAGTCTGGATTTTCTTATCCGCACCAACATTGGAAATTCCGTTCAGGGCAGAGCGTGGGGCCTGATCAGTGTAATTTCTCAGCTTGGATTTGTTGTGGCTTATCCTCTTGCAGGTGTGCTTACGGATTATGTGTTTACTCCTTTGCTATTAGATGACGGAGCGCTTGCTCACAGTGTGGGAAGGATTATTGGTACGGGAAGTGGCAGAGGAACAGGATTACTCATTATGTTGGCGGGAATTTCGTTATGTGTGACTTCAATTATGCTGTACAACCTAAAATCGGTAAAAACGCTTGAAAAAAGAGGTGACGTATGTACTACAGAATAA
- a CDS encoding RidA family protein — protein sequence MNTKTYNHGVPWEEAYGLTQGYCVNNTIYISGQFSHDLHGNFVGEGDFETQARQTLKNLDYVLEGFGVTRSNIAEMEIFLTNPQDHFEQCVVLFKEYVGDHRPAGTLIGVSGLAFPHQLIEIRAVAHTD from the coding sequence ATGAATACGAAAACCTATAATCACGGTGTTCCATGGGAAGAAGCTTACGGCCTGACTCAAGGTTACTGCGTTAATAACACCATCTACATTTCTGGTCAGTTCTCCCACGATCTGCATGGCAATTTCGTGGGCGAGGGCGATTTTGAGACACAGGCTCGGCAGACGCTGAAGAACCTGGATTATGTACTGGAGGGATTTGGTGTAACGAGGTCGAACATCGCTGAAATGGAGATTTTTCTGACAAACCCGCAAGATCATTTCGAGCAGTGCGTCGTTCTATTCAAAGAGTATGTTGGCGACCATCGGCCAGCTGGCACCCTCATCGGCGTTTCAGGTTTGGCGTTCCCACACCAACTGATTGAAATCCGGGCAGTTGCACACACCGACTAA